From Equus przewalskii isolate Varuska chromosome 7, EquPr2, whole genome shotgun sequence, one genomic window encodes:
- the P2RX4 gene encoding P2X purinoceptor 4 yields MAGCCAGLAAFLFEYDTPRIVLIRSRKVGLMNRAVQLLILAYVIGWVFVWEKGYQETDSVVSSVTAKAKGVTVTNTSALGFRIWDVADYVIPAQEENSLFVMTNMIITMNQTQGLCPEIPDKTNVCKSDADCVAGSTGTHSSGVATGRCVLFNETVKTCEVAAWCPVEYDARAPEPALLKAAENFTLLVKNNIWYPKFNFSKRNILSNITTTYLKSCIYDAITDPFCPIFRLGNIVANAGHSFQDMAVEGGIMGIQIKWNCNLDRAASLCLPKYSFRRLDTRDVDHNVSPGYNFRFAKYYNDLTGTEHRTLIKAYGIRFDIIVFGKAGKFDIIPTMINIGSGLALLGVATVLCDVIVLYCMKKKYYYREKKYKYVADYDQGLGSESDQ; encoded by the exons ATGGCGGGCTGCTGCGCAGGGCTGGCCGCCTTCCTGTTCGAGTACGACACGCCGCGCATCGTGCTCATCCGCAGCCGTAAAGTGGGGCTCATGAACCGGGCCGTGCAGCTGCTCATCCTGGCCTACGTCATCGG GTGGGTGTTTGTGTGGGAAAAAGGATACCAGGAAACGGACTCAGTGGTCAGCTCAGTTACTGCCAAAGCCAAGGGTGTGACTGTCACCAACACTTCTGCACTTGGATTCCGGATCTGGGATGTGGCTGATTATGTGATTCCAGCTCAG GAGGAAAACTCCCTCTTCGTCATGACCAACATGATCATCACCATGAACCAGACCCAGGGCCTCTGTCCTGAG attccAGATAAGACGAATGTGTGTAAGTCAGATGCCGACTGTGTTGCTGGCTCCACAGGCACCCATAGCAGCG GAGTCGCAACAGGAAGATGTGTGCTGTTCAATGAGACTGTGAAGACGTGCGAGGTGGCAGCCTGGTGCCCTGTGGAGTATGATGCACGTGCGCCAGA accTGCTCTTTTAAAGGCTGCAGAAAACTTCACTCTTTTGGTTAAGAACAACATCTGGTATCCCAAATTTAATTTCAGCAA GAGGAATATCCTATCCAACATCACCACGACCTACCTCAAATCGTGCATTTATGATGCCATAACAGATCCCTTCTGCCCCATATTCCGTCTTGGCAACATAGTGGCGAACGCAGGGCACAGCTTCCAGGACATGGCTGTCGAG GGAGGCATCATGGGCATCCAGATCAAGTGGAACTGCAACCTGGATAGAGCTGCCTCCCTCTGCTTGCCCAAGTACTCCTTCCGCCGCCTGGATACCCGGGATGTGGACCACAATGTGTCCCCCGGCTACAACTTCAG GTTTGCCAAGTACTACAATGACCTGACAGGCACAGAGCACCGCACACTCATCAAGGCCTACGGCATCCGCTTCGACATCATCGTGTTTGGAAAG GCTGGGAAGTTTGACATCATCCCTACCATGATCAACATTGGCTCTGGCTTGGCGCTCTTAGGGGTG GCAACAGTGCTGTGTGACGTCATAGTCCTCTACTGCATGAAGAAAAAATACTACTATCgggagaagaaatataaatatgtggCAGATTACGATCAG GGTCTTGGCAGTGAGTCAGACCAGTGA